In one Lolium rigidum isolate FL_2022 chromosome 3, APGP_CSIRO_Lrig_0.1, whole genome shotgun sequence genomic region, the following are encoded:
- the LOC124698207 gene encoding protein LURP-one-related 11-like isoform X2, whose protein sequence is MGGTRWCFGAELWTPKVKVHSSASCPCPSQQQLLLEEESSSSGSPPAVPEPEPEQAGSGEEEGAGHTSVQREVFTIWMKSLVLNGSGCTVFDSSGRIVYRVDNYGSRHSVDVCLMDITGSVVLQVLKRFWRWDGYRRGNWESKEPDAPRARGRPWFTVVSKRWGHGPSCEFRTDGGRAVRYKMNGGRRRQQAARASWIVDDATGVAVAEVKRKLTPTGVSLGEDVLTLVVEPNVDHSLIMGLLVVHGLINHSM, encoded by the coding sequence ATGGGAGGTACAAGATGGTGCTTTGGTGCTGAACTCTGGACGCCGAAGGTCAAGGTACACTCCTCGGCATCCTGTCCATGTCCGTCGCAGCAGCAGCTACTCTTAGAAGAAGAGTCGTCGTCCTCTGGTTCTCCTCCGGCCGTGCCAGAGCCAGAGCCAGAGCAAGCTGGCTCAGGCGAAGAAGAGGGAGCAGGGCACACGAGCGTGCAGCGTGAGGTGTTCACCATCTGGATGAAGTCGCTGGTGCTCAACGGCAGCGGCTGCACGGTCTTCGACTCGTCCGGCCGCATCGTCTACCGCGTCGACAACTACGGCTCCCGCCACTCCGTCGATGTCTGCCTCATGGACATCACGGGGAGCGTGGTCCTCCAGGTGCTCAAGAGGTTCTGGCGGTGGGACGGGTACAGGCGCGGCAACTGGGAATCAAAAGAGCCCGACGCGCCGCGGGCGCGGGGGCGGCCATGGTTCACGGTGGTGAGCAAGAGGTGGGGCCACGGTCCGAGCTGCGAGTTCAGGACCGACGGCGGCCGCGCCGTGCGGTACAAGATGaacggagggaggcggcggcagcaggcgGCGCGCGCCTCCTGGATCGTGGACGACGCCACCggcgtggccgtggcggaggtGAAGAGGAAGCTCACGCCGACGGGGGTGTCCCTCGGCGAGGATGTGCTCACGCTGGTGGTGGAGCCCAACGTCGACCACTCGCTCATCATGGGGCTCCTAGTCGTGCATGGCCTCATCAACCACAGTATGTGA
- the LOC124698207 gene encoding protein LURP-one-related 11-like isoform X1: protein MGGTRWCLGAELWTPKVKVHSSASCPCPSQQQLLLEEESSSSGSPPAEPEPEPEPEQAGSGEEEGAGHTSVQREVFTIWMKSLVLNGSGCTVFDSSGRIVYRVDNYGSRHSVDVCLMDITGSVVLQVLKRFWRWDGYRRGNWESKEPDAPRARGRPWFTVVSKRWGHGPSCEFRTDGGRAVRYKMNGGRRRQQAARASWIVDDATGVAVAEVKRKLTPTGVSLGEDVLTLVVEPNVDHSLIMGLLVVHGLINHSM from the exons ATGGGAGGTACAAGATGGTGCCTTGGTGCTGAACTCTGGACGCCGAAGGTCAAGGTACACTCCTCGGCCTCCTGTCCATGTCCGTCGCAGCAGCAGCTACTCTTAGAAGAAGAGTCGTCGTCCTCTGGTTCTCCTCCGGCCGAGCCAGA GCCAGAGCCAGAGCCAGAGCAAGCTGGCTCAGGCGAAGAAGAGGGAGCAGGGCACACGAGCGTGCAGCGTGAGGTGTTCACCATCTGGATGAAGTCGCTGGTGCTCAACGGCAGCGGCTGCACGGTCTTCGACTCGTCCGGCCGCATCGTCTACCGCGTCGACAACTACGGCTCCCGCCACTCCGTCGATGTCTGCCTCATGGACATCACGGGGAGCGTGGTCCTCCAGGTGCTCAAGAGGTTCTGGCGGTGGGACGGGTACAGGCGCGGCAACTGGGAATCAAAAGAGCCCGACGCGCCGCGGGCGCGGGGGCGGCCATGGTTCACGGTGGTGAGCAAGAGGTGGGGCCACGGTCCGAGCTGCGAGTTCAGGACCGACGGCGGCCGCGCCGTGCGGTACAAGATGaacggagggaggcggcggcagcaggcgGCGCGCGCCTCCTGGATCGTGGACGACGCCACCggcgtggccgtggcggaggtGAAGAGGAAGCTCACGCCGACGGGGGTGTCCCTCGGCGAGGATGTGCTCACGCTGGTGGTGGAGCCCAACGTCGACCACTCGCTCATCATGGGGCTCCTAGTCGTGCATGGCCTCATCAACCACAGTATGTGA